CCGGTTCCCGCCCACTTAGGGGGCGGGGCTTCCGTCGGCCCGCCAGGGGCGTCCGGGGGGGCGCCCACACCCAGTACGGGCCCGGTACGTGCGACCCGAGTCCGGGGGGACCCCCGTGACCGTCcccggggtgtgtgtgtgtgtgcgaagGCCGAAGAACAGGCCCATAGGACCGTACGTGGAGAAATCGGTGAAAGATGCCTCCTTTTTACGAAGGGGGGGTgttttgggggtgggggggtggggggttaggGGGGGCACCCCCCTActcgggggggttgggggggggggaaccCCCCCCCACCACACTTTGGACTCCCCAGACAAACTGTTCCATATGTCCTAGGTCCTTGATATTTCACATGGAAACAGTGGGAAAGTGGACATGGATATCTCTTTATAGAAAGGTACAGGTGATGTGAGTATCAATGTGTGGGGTGAAACTCACAGATCATCCGTGTGGACACGGTGCCCCCCGCTGCAAGAAAGTGGAAGTGCACACATGTGTAGATGGAGGAGAAGCTGAGAAATAGGTGTTTTTTCCAGGGGGGCAGGGGGGGTCGGGGGGGTTAGGGGGGGTACCCCCCACACTTTGGACTCCCCAGACAAACTGTTCCATATGTCCTAGGTCATTGATATTTCACATGCAAACAGTGGAGAAGTGGACATGGACACCACATTATAGAAAGGTACAGATGATGTGAGTGAGTATAGACGTAAAAGCCATTGTTcccaaaaaaattacaaagtcCAGATCGCTTACCATCCGGTGAACGTTCCCTCGTCGGGTCCCGGGCCCcaggaaggaagggagggcCCCTCTTCGATGACGCTTTGGTTATATTGTTCACTAACCACCCGGCCGAACTGCTCGACACGTCCTAGGTCACCTGTCGTCATTGATATCTTACACGCGGACAATAGAAAACTGCACATCGATGTGTCTTTATAGAAAGGTACAGAAGATGTGACTCACCACAGACGTAAAAGCCTGTATTCCCAAATCAATACGAGTCCGGGTCGCTTCCCATGCGGTGAACGTTCCCCTCGTCGGGTCCCGGGCCCCAGGAGGCGAGGGAGGGCCCGTCGTCGATGACGCTTTGGTTATATTGTTCACTAACCACCCGGACGAACTGCTCGATACGTCCTTCATCTGTCTCCTGTGGTCCGGTGAgaaagacagacggacggacggacggacagacagacagacccctGACAGAAAGGGGCCAGATGCGGTCTATCCACGGGAGCCCGGACCCTCGGGCCCGGCGACAGAGCAGCCGTCTAGGACACGGCATGGAAAGGAACTTGTGATCTGGTGAACCTCCTCACAGATCATCCGTGTGGACACGGTGCCCCCCGCTGCAAGAAAGCGGAAGTGCACACATGTCTGAGATGCAGGAGAAGCTGAGAAATAGGTGTCTTCTCCAGGGGGGCAGGGGGGGGAACCCCCCCGActcgggggggttggggggggggaacCCCCCCCCACACTTTGGACTCCCCAGACAAACTGTTCCATATGTCCTAGGTCATTGATATGTCACATGCAAACAGTGGAAAAGTGGACACGGATATCTCTTTATAGAAAGGTACAGAAGATGTGAGCGAGTATCAACGTGTGGGGTGAACCTAGGGTGAATCTGTGGGGTGAACCTCCTCACAGATCATCCGTGTGGACACGGTGCCCCCCGCTGCAAGAAAAGCGGAGGAGAAGCTGAGGAGTCGGTGTTTTctggaggaggggggggggtcgggggtgggtggggggggggggggggttagggggGGTACCCCCCTACtcggggggggttggggggggggaacccccccccccacactttGGACTCCCCAGACAAACTGTTCCATATGTCCTTCCTTCTGAGTGAgtagtctgtgtgtgagagttgAGATAATAAGGCTTATAGTGGGTGGGAAACGGGCCTTTTTTCGAAAGGACGTCGTATCGGCACCGAAATCGGAGGGGGCGTAGAGGGGCGCGTcacgagcgacatatccgaGCCCCGCGGCCGTGGGCCCTTCCCGAGGCTACTTCCGGTTCCCGCCCACTCAGGGGGCGGGGCTCCGGACAGGGCGCGCTTCAGGCCCGGGGGGGCGCCCACGCCGAGTCCCGGCCCGATACGAGAGGTCCGGCCCGAAGGCTCTCTCTGGGACACTGGGTGTAGGACTCATAGTCTGGCAGAGGCATAAGAGTATGGGCTGTGTGTCAGAGTGTGTAAGAGAAAGGCGGTTTTCCGAAAGTGCTCGTAGGCCTACCGAAATCGGACGGTACGTGCGGGGCACGGGCACGGGCGGAGCCTCCGAGTCCCGCGGCCGGGGGCCGAGGGGccgccgagatacgggccccagACGCGCGGCGTCTAGGGTCGGGCCCGGCGGAAGGGGAGGTCGTAGGCCCGCCGGAATCGGAGGGGGCGTAGGGGGGCGCGTCCCGAGCGACGATCCCGAGCCCCGCGGCCGTGGCTCGAGGGGccgccgagatacgggccccggACGCGCGACGCCTAGGGTCGGTCCCGGCGGAAGGGGAGGTCGCCGGCACTCGGGAATCGGAGGGGGCGTAGGGGGGCGCGTCCCGAGCGACACCCCGGAGCCCCGCGACCGTGGCTCGAGAGGCCTCCGAGACACGCCCGAAAAGAACGTACGGGGGTCCCGAGAGGGGAGCGGAGGTCGAGGGGACTCGGGAATCCGAGGGGGCGTAGGGGGGCGCGTCCCGAGCGACGCCCCCGAGCCCCGCGGCCGTGGCCCGAGAGGGCTCCGAGACACGGCCTCCCGGGCGGACGCGCGTAGGCCCGAAAAGCACGTACGGGGGTCCCGAGAGGGGAGCGGAGGGTCGAGGGGACTCGGGAATCGGAGGGTGCGTAGGGGGGCGCGTCCCGAGCGACGCTCCCGAGCCCCGCGGCCGTGGCCCGAGAGGGCTCCGAGACACGGCCTCCCGGGCGTACGCGCGTAGGCACAGGCCCGAAAACCACGTGCGGGGGTCCCGAGAGGGGAGCGGAGGTCGAGGGGACTCGGGAATCGGAGGGTGCGTAGGGGGGCGCGTCCCGAGCGACGCTCCCGAGCCCCGCGGCCGTGGCTCGAGAGGGCTCCGAGACACGGCCTCCCAGGCGTACGCGCGTAGGCACAGGCCCGAAAAGCACGTGCGGGGGTCCCGAGAGGGGAGCGGAGGTTGAGGGGACTCGGGAATCGGAGGGTGCGTAGGGGGGCGCGTCCCGAGCGACGCTCCCGAGCCCCGCGGCCGTGGCTCGAGAGGGCTCCGAGAAACGGCCTCCTAGGCGCGCGCGCGTAGGCCTAGGCCCGGAAAGCACGTACGGGGGTCCCGAGAGGGGAGCGTAGGTCGCCGGGACTCGGGAATCGGAGGGGGCGTAGGGGGGCGCGTCCCGAGCGACACCCCGGAGCCCCGCGACCGTGGCTCGAGAGGGCTCCGAGAAACGGCCTCCTAGGCGGACGCGCGTAGGCCTAGGCCCGCCGGGTCCGGACCAGAGTCACTAGGGTCAGGGGATATATCACTAAAGGTGATGACACACTAAAAGGTGTTTAACATTCGTTTTTTTCAATGTGTAGTGACTGTTTAACAGTGAGTttgtgagagtgagagtgagagggAGAGGGGGAGGGAGAGTGAGAGGGGGAGGGGAGCAGCAGCTCACAGGGCATTTTCAGCAGGCAGACAGAGTGAGGAGTTGAAAGCACTGAACTAGCATATTTAGATTGATACTTTTTCAATACTTTTCAACCCTGTGGATGAAATATTGATGAAATATCATATGTAAAGTGATGATCgacaagtattgcacattggaTTGGGCCAGTGTAGCCATAACTTTGTCCAATGTGCAACACTTGTCACTCATCATCACTTCCTGTTAGATATTTCATCTATATTTCACGAGTGTCTCTCTAAAGTGCAATCTGAAGTGTGTCTACGCTTTCTATAAAGACATATCCATGTGCAGTTTTTTACTGTTTGCATGTGAAATATCAATGAGGACAAGTGACGTAGGACAGTCtgggtgtgtgtctctctctctctctgtctctctctctctctctctctctctctctccctctctctctctctctgtctctctctctctctctctgtctctctctctctctctctctctctccctctctctcatcAACCCCCCACCTCTACGGTGCCACGGGGATCTGTACCCTACACATAAGCACGGCTCCGTCCGATCGTCAAACGGTCCGGTCGAAAGGCGCGTCCCGGCCCGGGCGTCGCCGTGCCGGAGTCCCGCGACTCTCCCGGGTCCCCCGTCCCTGTAAATCgataaaaaacacttcgggTATCCGGGACGCTTCCACGAGATTTCCCCTAACCACCGAGAGGCGGTTCGACCCTAGGGTCAAACGCTTTGGTCAAAAGGCGTGTCCCGGCCCGGGCGTCGCCGTGCCAGAGTCCCGCGGCTCTCCCGGGTCCCCGGTCcctgtaaatggagaaaaaccaCTTTGGGTATCCGGGACGCTTCCGCGAGATTTCCCCTAACCACCGAGAGGCGGTTCGACCCTAGGGTCAAACGCTCTGGTCAAAAGGCGTGTCCCGGCCCGGGCGTCGCCGTGCCAGAGTCCCGCGGCTCTCCCGGGTCCCCGGTCcctgtaaatggagaaaaaccaCTTTGGGTATCCGGGACGCTTTCGCGAGATTTCCCCTAACCACCTACAGgggtcagtggtagcctagtgggtagagctttgggctatcgaccgtaagattggcggttcaaatcccggcTCTGCTACGTAGCCACTGTCGGGTCctcgagcgaggcccttaaccccgtctgctccaggggcgcccgTAAgtcggctgaccctgcgctctgaccccagcttccgacaccagctgggatatgcgaaaagaaagaatttcattgtactgtacatctgtctatgtatatatatatatgacaaataaaggatatctgtctttctttctgtctttctgtctttctttctttctgtctttctttctacaGGTCCATCCAAAAACGAAGCCCGGGCACTGGAGACCACGAGCCAGGTCTGGCACCGTAGTCGTGAACACTAGGGTTAGGGTCTATATCACCAAAGCGTCTCGGATACCCAAAGTGGTTTTTAGGGGCCAGGGGCCGAACCGAGGGCCCAGACGCGAAACGGAGACCTGCGAGAGGCTCCCCGTGCCGAGACGCACCATATGGCACAATTCCGTCCTTTTTGGCGCGAAACACTAAGTTAGGGTCTACATCACCAAAGCGTCTCGGATACCCGAAGTGGTTTTTAGGGGCCAGGGGCCGAACCGAGGGCCCAGACGCGAAACGGAGACCTGCGGGAGGCTCCCCGTGCCGAGACGCACCATATGGCAGGGTTCCGTCCTTTTTGGCGCAAAACACTAGGTTAGGGTCTATATCACCAAAGCGTCTCGGATACCCGAAGTGGTTTTTAGGGGCCAGGGGCCGAACCGAGGGCCCAGACGCAAAACGGAGACCTGCGGGAGGCTCCCCGtgccgagacgcaccgtatggcacggTCCCCCTGTCCTTTTGGCGCGGTCCTTTTCTGACCGTCTGAGGCCGTGTACAGGTCTGTGAGGGCCAGAAGTCtcgcttgtctgtctgtctgtctgtctgtctgtctgtgggtGACCAagtactctattattattatttaattttttatttatctatttattaccagttttagatcatttaattctgtctttgtatgatttgtgtaaatcgtgtatttatttaaagtatcctcctggccacccaagaaggatgggccctgctgagtctggttcctctcaaggtttcttcctgtaattttcagggagtttctCCTTGCCACACAGGGGTTTCTgtatctgtcggtcctggattttgtaaagttgctttgagacaatgtctgttgtaaaaagcgctatataaataaagttgacttgactactCCTCTTCCACCACGACTCACAAAGAAATTCTTACAGCGTGACTCCCTGGACATTGTTTTGCCCCCTCATTTGGTGAAAATTACGATGAAAATTACCAGACCTGCACAATCACTGGCCGACCGAAGACTtttcgacacacacacacacacacacacagacagacctTAAAACCTGGGGTTAGGGTCCGACGACACCCGGGCGATCCCATGACACCTCGGCCGCTCCCGAAATTCTCTTATCTCGGGAAGCTCGACCATATGGTGTGTGAGGACGGCTTGAATATCCCGATGACGACGCGGCGATCTCAACCCCTAACCGCTTCGAACAGGACCAGCGATGGCTCAGTTACCTTGGAAAAGCGATCTGATCACTACTCCTTCAAAAAGTCACTCGAGTCACTTCATGGATTACTTGACTTCAAAAGTAAGTAACTAGGGCTAGATCACAAGTCACTTCGTCGGTCACACCACGCGGAACATCTCAAAGACGttcctttgcaataccttgTCATTGGGCTGCCAACCTGGGTGTGACTCCATGGAATCCCAGAACAAGCCAGTGTGAATGTATGGAAAACAAATGTCAAATTTCTCTCCAGaaattattttttcttctttttaacaCAATCGATACACATCTAATCTAATCAAATATCAAATATCAAATTATCAGATTtaataaattgggaaaaaaaacaactggCAAAAACATGGCCATATTGTGCACACTTTTCAATAACCGAACCATACATTACACAGTCGTCAAAGAAGAGCTCGACTTAAGACCTACCTTCGATTTCAAATCAGAcacccactttgggtagttcATGTTAACGATGGGCCTTCTATTACGCCAACAAGATGAAATTGACAGCTAAATAACAATTCCCTACTCATTCGTCATTTTCTGTATGCCGTACACTGATCCCTGCTTCGAAAAGTAACTTGGTCACTTCATCGTGAGCAAATAGTTTATGAGAACGATAGGAAATTAGAACAGACACCTACCCTTTATCGATACTTACCATGAGATGGAGATGGGGGGTTAGAGTTACGATATACATTAGATTTCGGTGGTAACCTGTAGAAATAGAAAGATAAgttcataaataattaaaacatataaCTATCAAAGTAGtcgatgataataataagaataaattaaaacaaataccTACCTttcaaaaaaaacattaatacccTCTCCTCGTGAGCAAATAGTTCATAAGAACGATAGTCAATTACAACAGATACCTACCCTTTGTCAACACTTACCATGACATGGAGATGGGGGGTTAGAGTCACGATATAGTGGCTAGGGTGCCAAGTACGAGTACGGAATTCGATCACGTCGGTCCTGCTCCGTCAGGGGGTGAGGGTCCCCTTTGGGTAAGGTTTGACGTTTCGGTGATGTCAATACGCTTTGGCGATGTCAATACACTTTGGCGATCCCTCCCTACGCGGGTCCCCTGACACCCCCGGGCCGACCTGGCACCGCCCCCGTGCCCTGGGGCGCCCTATAGGGTGCGTTTTACCCTGGGGCACGTGCCGGGCTCTTTCCCTGCCTGCGCCCTCTGGGTTGAGTAAGGGTCCCTTGGGGTAAGGATGACATTTCGGTGATGTCAATACACTTTGGCGATGTCAATACACTTTTGCGATCCCTCCCTACGCGGGTCCCCTGACCCCCCCGGGCTTACCTGGCACCGCCCTTGTGCCCTGGGGCGCCCTATAGGGTGCGTTTTACCCTGGGGTCCGTGTTGGGCTGTTTCCCTGCCTGCACCCTCTGGGCTGAGTAAGGGTCCCTTGGGGTAAGGATGACATTTTGGTGATGTCAATACACTTTTGCGATCCCTCCCTATACGGGTCCCCCGACCCCCCGGGCTTACCTGGCACCGCCCTTGTGCCCTGGGGCGCCCTATAGGGTGCGTTTTACCCTGGGGTCCGTGTTGGGCTGTTTCCCTGCCTGCACCCTCTGGGCTGAGTAAGGGTCCCTTGGAATAAGGATGACATTTTGGTGATGTCAATACACTTTTGCGATCCCTCCCTATACGGGTCCCCCGACCCCCTGGGCTCGACCTGGCACCGCCCTCGTGCCCTGGGGCGCCCTATAGGGTGCGTTTTACCCTGGGGTCCGTGTTGGGCTGTTTCCCTGCCTGCACCCTCTGGGCTGAGTAAGGGTCCCTTGGGGTAAGGATGACATTTTGGTGATGTCAATACACTTTTGCGATCCCTCCCTATACGGGTCCCCCGACCCCCCGGGCTTACCTGGCACCGCCCTTGTGCCCTGGGGCGCCCTATAGGGTGCGTTTTACCCTGGGGTCCGTGCCGGGCTGTTTACCTGCCTGCGCCCTCTGGGTTGAGTAAGGGTCCCTTGGGGTAAGGATGACATTTTGGTGATGTCAATACACTTTTGCGATCCCTCCCTACCCGACGGCCGAGGTGGACGTCCCGTGTCCGCACGCCGCCCTCGTCGGTCCCGTCACGCGCTAGGGTCGGTTTTCCCCTACGCGTTCGGTCCACGGCCTCCGACCGGGAAGGCGACCGCGCCCTCACGTCGGGCTCGGCGAGACGGTGCGCTGGATGTGCTTTTCGAGGCACGTAGTGGCCCGGTTCAAGAGTTAGTTTTTTTAGGCCGTTTCGTCGTGACCGATGACCCTAGCACGGCCCCAGCGGGTCGGGGAGCGACTTTCGGGCCATTCCGAGCCGTCCGACCCAAAGTGTACCGGGGGCCCCCAGGGACAGTTTGGTGATGCTGGGGGCGGTGCCCATGACACCTCTGTGAGTTTTCGGGGAGGGAGACCCCTGGTGGACTTTACGACTTCGGGGGTTAGGGGACTTATCACCAAGTCGTACTGGGGTCGACGGGTCACACTGTCCAGTCCACCCTCAGTGCTTCGACACAGTGGCCGGAGTACGGAGCTGCAGCACTTCCATCTCGGGTTCGGGAGGGGATGGGCACCCCATCACATTTTTCAAAAATACTAGGGCCCTGGGGGGTCCACCCAAAGCAGGTCCTGTGTCTCTAGCGCCCCCAGTGACTTTTCCATAAATCTAGGAAAATTCCCTATGGGATttcccattcattttttggaaactTCAAACGCCTATAACTCGGCCCCCTTACGTCCTGCACGAAAGTCGCAAGAGGCAAAGTTGCTCGTCTCGGCCTCTAGTTTCAGAATCTGGTCTCAACGACCAAAGCGTACCGGTCActaattagggttagggttagggttagggttagggttagggttagggttagggttagggttagggttagggttagggttagggttagggttaggttaagagttaaaaccagaggcggcattcaaattagtggcattgaaatgagacgtatgctaatctttgctctcctattggctggaggtagcagtatgcaaatgtctgctctcctattggccgtatgcaaatgtttggaatcccattggttgaaactcaaacatgtcctttttgctggtttgtaatgtcaatgatgtgtgttgtattgtaccacagggacttttatttccttggggatcagtaaagcatccatcaatccatgtgtatgtctaactatttgcctaccttttatttatttatttcagcaggacatgatccgagtcagacttggagcagaagatccgtccgtggccgaggtgggcagcacacgacccacacatccacgagaccacgaacctatgacacacaacacacacacaaaaaaaacaaaacaaaacatatgataagcacaaaaatgcaataatcgttcaagaacacgaatggtaacccctggtatcagaatgagattcatgggccgagtacgtggacacacacacacacacacacacacacagacacagacacagacacacacacacacacacacacacacacacacacaggcaattggcagtgtgtgtaatgttaaaaaataacaataaaaaataaaggaacagaacagtaaagtacctgaatcgattgaacaagatgtgaacagttcggttgacattcttctgacttatcaggtagccaaggtttggtattttttggaatacgagctgttgaaaaacctgaaatcatactaagtgatgtggcatgactattccaaaagatggcagcagaggatcaaaaatgagcggtgccttaggattccgtcaagccgggaagtcgaggcttcccagcttaagagagagtacgcaccgaataggcccaatttaaccctagtctattcatatgtcactcattaatttgttaatgtatacatatcattaattcatcaataattcatgatgcactcactatcagtcgatgtattaattcattgttaataaactggtagttaggtgttagtatatgtttagttatgtacacatgttgtaaagtgtttaccgtcgtgttctcagcgcgcttggctctttaaacttctctacggtgtgtattcttggtttgcttgtggcaaaaaatattacacaaacgtccatatccatacccaaacatcctcgaggacttcatgttgactgtggcgccctcaggtgtccctcttgtggtataacctttttttccttattccttttttatttcattaatattacataggatatcgatttattttgggggtttccattttaaattatgttttaggtcaatcaattatattgtataatttatggtcaaggtggttaaggtaggtcagggttagaaatatatctattgaggtcgaagttgaattaattgtaggtagggtgggttgtagtcagtctagttttaatctaaattggggttaggatgatgggtgattagattgcggttaaaattcagtttatttggggtcagggctaggatgatcaaagattaggttgtagtagagcttcagtgtattgaatttaaagtacttggaaattgggttgaagttgtaattaggtttattaaggttagagttgatataattatggactgaactataattgaaatttcatttattgtgattggggacagtgtaaatgaaggttaggttctagttggaaggtttattaggattagggttagaataattgggagttgggttatggttgaaatggaattgtggttggggttggaataattgggaattgggttgaaattaggtttattaagcttagggttagagtaattaggggttgggttatggtaaataattggggtaaggtcatcgttgagatgagtctattgaggttggggttag
The Trichomycterus rosablanca isolate fTriRos1 unplaced genomic scaffold, fTriRos1.hap1 scaffold_87, whole genome shotgun sequence genome window above contains:
- the LOC134308147 gene encoding collagen alpha-1(I) chain-like, with protein sequence MGTAPSITKLSLGAPAHPAHRLAEPDVRARSPSRSEAVDRTRRGKPTLARDGTDEGGVRTRDVHLGRRGPGTRESRGTLARRRPGRDTPFDQSGPGTRESRGTLARRRPGRDTPFDQSGRGTRESRGTPARRRPGRDAPFDRTEAVSRSPLEPRPRGSGASLGTRPPTHPPIPESPQPPLPSRDPRTCFSGLCLRAYAWEAVSRSPLEPRPRGSGASLGTRPPTHPPIPESPRPPLPSRDPRTWFSGLCLRAYAREAVSRSPLGPRPRGSGASLGTRPPTHPPIPESPRPSAPLSGPPYVLFGPTRVRPGGRVSEPSRATAAGLGGVARDAPPYAPSDSRVPSTSAPLSGPPYVLFGRVSEASRATVAGLRGVARDAPPYAPSDSRVPATSPSAGTDPRRRASGARISAAPRATAAGLGIVARDAPPYAPSDSGGPTTSPSAGPDPRRRASGARISAAPRPPAAGLGGSARARAPHVPSDFVSQREPSGRTSRIGPGLGVGAPPGLKRALSGAPPPEWAGTGTGGTVSTRMICEEVHQITSSFPCRVLDGCSVAGPEGDLGRVEQFGRVVSEQYNQSVIEEGPSLPSWGPGPDEGTFTGCRGEVLETRDRRGRPHTPAPWPHADYGADRTASRAEIAGGPRGPSGRSAPARRAPPPGPGTIGRGPPETRAGAPGDPAGGPPCPTGAPRALRGPSWEGIAKV